One Dermacentor andersoni chromosome 6, qqDerAnde1_hic_scaffold, whole genome shotgun sequence genomic window carries:
- the LOC126522748 gene encoding uncharacterized protein — protein sequence MSSVGAASAAQQGRGTRSFASEDPEYQVLLPQLPTGRIVLNTVFLHADVRARPYRVEHFRDALASLGLLADVIALGAYQMSHVWAVTFKSDEGVKKLSTAKNLKVNEHRCIVVDPANQAVRLKLHWMLHNVSDEDIRTALLPFGKVTDVFHEKWRVQGVQDKASSTRAVSLVLKTGMTVEDLPHQLRVAGEQTLVVVPGRAPLCLKCRNTGHVRRDCRVPRCAVCRRYGHQDTECVKTYASVAGPALREDVADLLMDEADVDEASRVLVPPADRVATPSVPVAKSTKVENVLPTGPKDAVQRACDEGAKEESAVKSATAEEAATEHGPATPLMDVEESSASNAAMKRARDSTGNLDGNLDGNLDNGAKDEPPPKAQAGRRVPVRLKPNIPPDRRPAAKPPK from the coding sequence ATGAGCTCCgtaggagcggcttcagcggcccagcagggccgcggTACCAGGAGTTTTGCCTCAGAAGACCCGGAATACCAAGTTTTGCTGCCTCAATTGCCGACAGGTCGGAtagttttaaatacagtttttctgCATGCGGATGTGCGTGCCAGGCCGTATCGTGTGGAACATTTCCGAGATGCGTTGGCTAGCTTAGGCCTACTTGCTGATGTCATCGCCCTAGGGGCGTATCAGATGAGCCACGTTTGGGCGGTTACTTTCAAGAGTGACGAAGGCGTGAAAAAGCTTTCAACCGCCAAGAACCTCAAGGTGAATGAACATCGGTGCATTGTCGTTGATCCAGCCAATCAGGCCGTGCGGCTGAAGCTGCATTGGATGCTCCATAACGTGTCGGACGAGGATATACGAACAGCCCTGTTACCGTTCGGAAAGGTCACGGACGTTTTCCATGAAAAGTGGCGTGTTCAAGGAGTTCAAGACAAAGCATCGTCGACACGGGCGGTGTCCCTGGTACTGAAGACGGGTATGACCGTAGAAGACCTGCCCCATCAACTTCGTGtagctggtgagcagaccctagTTGTGGTACCGGGCAGAGCACCCCTTTGCCTGAAGTGCCGAAACACCGGACATGTCCGACGTGACTGCCGCGTCCCGAGATGTGCAGTATGCCGTCGCTACGGCCACCAGGATACGGAATGTGTTAagacttacgcatccgtcgcagGACCTGCGCTTCGAGAGGACGTGGCTGACCTGTTAATGGACGAGGCTGACGTTGATGAGGCTTCCCGCGTGCTAGTACCACCGGCGGACAGAGTTGCAACACCTTCTGTGCCGGTTGCTAAATCCACGAAGGTGGAAAATGTGCTGCCTACGGGCCCGAAAGATGCAGTGCAAAGGGCATGCGACGAAGGAGCCAAAGAAGAATCGGCCGTAAAATCCGCCACTGCCGAGGAGGCCGCCACGGAGCACGGACCGGCAACTCCCTTGATGGACGTCGAAGAATCGAGTGCAAGCAATGCGGCTATGAAAAGAGCGAGGGACTCGACCGGAAACCTGGACGGCAACCTGGACGGCAACCTTGACAACGGGGCCAAAGACGAGCCGCCGCCAAAAGCGCAGGCGGGTCGTCGTGTGCCCGTGCGCCTGAAGCCAAACATCCCGCCGGACAGACGGCCGGCGGCAAAACCGCCTAAGTAG